One Danio rerio strain Tuebingen ecotype United States chromosome 9, GRCz12tu, whole genome shotgun sequence genomic region harbors:
- the rbm44 gene encoding RNA-binding protein 44 isoform X18: MFQKMWYPPAAVVPFFESHSVTYEDRSAIAKWHFLPFDQRAVNEMTVLLNFLHISQGFHNETLYTDVRRRCMLMRSLFELVFANNYLELTNPKLLGWFLYLTAEDRTLIQNEGGLLSFLKKHPELGVTRQYVYVKAKPKGNYVPPPTTMASNDSRYPTFYGSSGCQNCGTSCPFGTKKCTRCGVHIVISQDKISVSGCTQSTLNTRSKQRSPEAHPHFYSKGMCSHAQCLSQLWQEVESREDAKHFKDTSAQASFCLDMELDVQSQVQRNDNTQNNQNQSYNPTEENDHNVDQETMPEYYSFSSISLDHTAWSNGSQSAETGFNDSITATKGSTELSDELSEAANSTAANSTDCFSCVSNSFELAEESGDCLDSRYEQQINKSNVGSSPKSKSSASVYVDQMIDACGDFRAFFTSTCATKTDQTFQVKNVATDTDLPAVSHEKDTQTMRMTTSDKNTITEVYMSDLDVLTEEFIKLKETEKGLKQMKSMNARRLCGCDCAQRVRKAELNLLALQFVMCQQHCWRRYFTSPLGESAYQGTEALPDSIAETLKTLQKDYHEMRQQILAGTPLDDLAPLSVNSEKISTGTNYSPSSVSFQVLAAHLDCAGSTIASDHKVDEEHTAMKVPPSEVCQDIETAPDEAKNECSKRDKALFILPKQTRISTEPKTGANKDLNGSEAWFDAEEELGFPNQDGNMEKPNKMRETMRHKMETKGTDEDVSKQSSLLCITCLPGNITEHEVLLWFEKYNPTNVCISAFSNNTRAAIVYLKSYIDAKAAVEDLNGRSLQGHAVQVVHLSGTVSADLKPSDLSHSASESHKEDTAGDELRTKNLTYGSSHGGPRCSLERLTNVCNSPTASGTCVPQHYATMGSFDTIMARLSERHPNVARQRIVDALLELRAKHQGFLSGLPLRSIVDMTSELLTQTSSSARV, translated from the exons A TGTTTCAGAAAATGTGGTACCCTCCAGCTGCCGTTGTTCCTTTCTTCGAGTCACATTCAGTCACATATGAGGATCGCAGTGCCATCGCCAAATGGCACTTCCTTCCCTTTGACCAGCGTGCAGTGAACGAGATGACCG TGTTGCTGAATTTCTTGCACATCTCTCAAGGCTTTCACAATGAAACCCTGTATACCGATGTTAGGAGGAGGTGTATGTTGATGAG GTCACTGTTTGAACTTGTCTTCGCCAATAATTATCTGGAGCTCACAAACCCAAAGTTGCTTGGATGGTTCTTATACTTAACAGCAGAGGACAGGACCTTAATACAAA ACGAAGGAGGGCTTCTgtcttttttaaagaaacatccAGAACTTGGAGTAACCAGACAGTATGTTTATGTAAAAG caaaaCCCAAAGGAAACTACGTTCCCCCTCCTACAACTATGGCATCAAACGA TTCCAGGTACCCAACATTTTATGGTTCATCTGGGTGTCAAAACTGTGGGACTAGTTGTCCATTTGGTACCAAGAAGTGCACCCGTTGTGGTGTTCACATTGTGATTTCACAGGACAAAATCAGTGTGTCAG GTTGCACGCAAAGCACCCTAAACACTAGGAGCAAACAGAGAAGCCCTGAAGCGCATCCTCATTTCTACAGTAAAGGAATGTGTTCTCATGCCCAGTGCCTCTCTCAGCTGTGGCAGGAAGTAGAAAGCAGGGAAGATGCcaaacattttaaggacacatCAGCCCAAGCGAGCTTCTGCCTCGATATGGAGCTTGATGTGCAGAGTCAGGTTCAGAGAAATGACAACACCCAAAATAACCAAAATCAATCATATAATCCCACTGAAGAAAATGACCACAATGTGGACCAGGAAACCATGCCAGAATACTACAGTTTTAGTAGCATCAGCTTAGACCACACTGCATGGAGCAATGGCAGCCAGAGTGCAGAGACAGGGTTCAATGATTCAATCACTGCTACCAAAGGCAGTACAGAACTCTCAGATGAACTATCAGAGGCTGCCAACAGCACTGCTGCAAACTCTACCGATTGTTTCTCTTGTGTCAGCAATTCATTTGAGCTGGCTGAAGAGTCAGGAGACTGTCTTGACTCAAGATATGAGCAACAGATAAACAAGAGCAATGTGGGTTCCTCACCAAAATCCAAATCTAGCGCTTCTGTCTATGTGGACCAAATGATAGATGCCTGTGGTGATTTCAGAGCTTTTTTTACATCTACTTGTGCAACAAAGACTGATCAGACCTTCCAGGTGAAAAATGTCGCTACTGACACAGACTTGCCTGCTGTCAGCCATGAAAAAGATACTCAGACCATGCGAATGACCACATCTGATAAGAACACCATTACTGAAGTTTATATGTCAGACTTGGATGTCCTCACTGAG GAATTTATAAAGCTAAAAGAGACTGAGAAGGGGTTGAAACAGATGAAGAGCATGAATGCAAG GAGATTGTGTGGCTGTGACTGTGCCCAGCGAGTAAGAAAAGCAGAGCTAAATCTTCTTGCTCTTCAGTTTGTCATGTGCCAACAGCACTGCTGGAGACGCTACTTCACCTCCCCACTTGGTGAAAGTGCTTATCAGGG TACCGAGGCACTGCCAGACAGCATAGCAGAAACTCTTAAAACACTACAGAAGGATTACCATGAGATGAGACAACAGATTCTGGCTGGTACTCCTCTGGATGATCTTGCGCCCCTATCAGTAAACTCTGAGAAGATATCTACAGGGACAAATTACAGCCCATCATCG GTCTCATTTCAGGTTCTTGCGGCCCATTTAGACTGTGCAGGAAG TACCATTGCGAGTGACCACAAAGTGGATGAAGAACATACAGCGATGAAGGTGCCTCCCAGTGAAGTTTGTCAGGACATTGAAACTGCTCCG GATGAAGCAAAAAATGAATGCAGCAAAAGAGATAAAGCCCTATTCATCCTGCCAAAGCAGACAAGAATTTCTACTGAACCAAAGACTG GTGCCAACAAGGATTTGAATGGCAGCGAAGCTTGGTTTGATGCAGAGGAGGAACTTGGGTTTCCAAATCAAGATGGAAACATGGAGAAACCGAATAAAATGAGAGAAACTATGAGGCACAAAATGGAGACAAAAG ggaCGGATGAGGATGTGTCAAAGCAAAGCTCCCTCTTGTGCATCACTTGCTTGCCAGGCAATATCACCGAG CATGAAGTACTACTTTGGTTTGAGAAGTACAATCCAACAAATGTCTGCATCTCGGCTTTCAGCAACAATACAAG GGCAGCTATTGTTTATCTCAAGAGCTATATTGATGCCAAAGCAGCAGTTGAAGATCTAAATGGACGTTCCCTTCAAGGTCATGCTGTCCAGGTGGTGCATCTCTCTGGGACTGTTTCAGCTGATCTTAAACCAAGTGATCTGTCCCACAGCGCCTCAGAAAGCCATAAAGAAGACACTGCAGGGGATGAACTGAGAACAAAAAATTTAACCTACGGTTCATCACATGGA GGGCCGCGCTGCAGTCTGGAAAGGTTGACCAACGTGTGCAACTCGCCCACAGCCTCTGGAACATGTGTGCCACAGCACTACGCCACCATGGGAAGCTTCGACACAATCATGGCCCGGCTGTCAGAGCGCCACCCAAACGTTGCCCGGCAGAGGATCGTAGATGCCCTGCTGGAATTGCGGGCCAAGCATCAGGGCTTCCTCAGTGGTCTTCCGTTGAGATCTATTGTAGATATGACCTCTGAGCTTCTCACACAGACCTCCAGTTCCGCTCGTGTTTGA
- the rbm44 gene encoding RNA-binding protein 44 isoform X21 translates to MFQKMWYPPAAVVPFFESHSVTYEDRSAIAKWHFLPFDQRAVNEMTVLLNFLHISQGFHNETLYTDVRRRCMLMRSLFELVFANNYLELTNPKLLGWFLYLTAEDRTLIQNEGGLLSFLKKHPELGVTRQYVYVKAKPKGNYVPPPTTMASNDSRYPTFYGSSGCQNCGTSCPFGTKKCTRCGVHIVISQDKISVSGCTQSTLNTRSKQRSPEAHPHFYSKGMCSHAQCLSQLWQEVESREDAKHFKDTSAQASFCLDMELDVQSQVQRNDNTQNNQNQSYNPTEENDHNVDQETMPEYYSFSSISLDHTAWSNGSQSAETGFNDSITATKGSTELSDELSEAANSTAANSTDCFSCVSNSFELAEESGDCLDSRYEQQINKSNVGSSPKSKSSASVYVDQMIDACGDFRAFFTSTCATKTDQTFQVKNVATDTDLPAVSHEKDTQTMRMTTSDKNTITEVYMSDLDVLTEEFIKLKETEKGLKQMKSMNARRLCGCDCAQRVRKAELNLLALQFVMCQQHCWRRYFTSPLGESAYQGTEALPDSIAETLKTLQKDYHEMRQQILAGTPLDDLAPLSVNSEKISTGTNYSPSSVLAAHLDCAGSTIASDHKVDEEHTAMKVPPSEVCQDIETAPDEAKNECSKRDKALFILPKQTRISTEPKTGANKDLNGSEAWFDAEEELGFPNQDGNMEKPNKMRETMRHKMETKGTDEDVSKQSSLLCITCLPGNITEHEVLLWFEKYNPTNVCISAFSNNTRAAIVYLKSYIDAKAAVEDLNGRSLQGHAVQVVHLSGTVSADLKPSDLSHSASESHKEDTAGDELRTKNLTYGSSHGGPRCSLERLTNVCNSPTASGTCVPQHYATMGSFDTIMARLSERHPNVARQRIVDALLELRAKHQGFLSGLPLRSIVDMTSELLTQTSSSARV, encoded by the exons A TGTTTCAGAAAATGTGGTACCCTCCAGCTGCCGTTGTTCCTTTCTTCGAGTCACATTCAGTCACATATGAGGATCGCAGTGCCATCGCCAAATGGCACTTCCTTCCCTTTGACCAGCGTGCAGTGAACGAGATGACCG TGTTGCTGAATTTCTTGCACATCTCTCAAGGCTTTCACAATGAAACCCTGTATACCGATGTTAGGAGGAGGTGTATGTTGATGAG GTCACTGTTTGAACTTGTCTTCGCCAATAATTATCTGGAGCTCACAAACCCAAAGTTGCTTGGATGGTTCTTATACTTAACAGCAGAGGACAGGACCTTAATACAAA ACGAAGGAGGGCTTCTgtcttttttaaagaaacatccAGAACTTGGAGTAACCAGACAGTATGTTTATGTAAAAG caaaaCCCAAAGGAAACTACGTTCCCCCTCCTACAACTATGGCATCAAACGA TTCCAGGTACCCAACATTTTATGGTTCATCTGGGTGTCAAAACTGTGGGACTAGTTGTCCATTTGGTACCAAGAAGTGCACCCGTTGTGGTGTTCACATTGTGATTTCACAGGACAAAATCAGTGTGTCAG GTTGCACGCAAAGCACCCTAAACACTAGGAGCAAACAGAGAAGCCCTGAAGCGCATCCTCATTTCTACAGTAAAGGAATGTGTTCTCATGCCCAGTGCCTCTCTCAGCTGTGGCAGGAAGTAGAAAGCAGGGAAGATGCcaaacattttaaggacacatCAGCCCAAGCGAGCTTCTGCCTCGATATGGAGCTTGATGTGCAGAGTCAGGTTCAGAGAAATGACAACACCCAAAATAACCAAAATCAATCATATAATCCCACTGAAGAAAATGACCACAATGTGGACCAGGAAACCATGCCAGAATACTACAGTTTTAGTAGCATCAGCTTAGACCACACTGCATGGAGCAATGGCAGCCAGAGTGCAGAGACAGGGTTCAATGATTCAATCACTGCTACCAAAGGCAGTACAGAACTCTCAGATGAACTATCAGAGGCTGCCAACAGCACTGCTGCAAACTCTACCGATTGTTTCTCTTGTGTCAGCAATTCATTTGAGCTGGCTGAAGAGTCAGGAGACTGTCTTGACTCAAGATATGAGCAACAGATAAACAAGAGCAATGTGGGTTCCTCACCAAAATCCAAATCTAGCGCTTCTGTCTATGTGGACCAAATGATAGATGCCTGTGGTGATTTCAGAGCTTTTTTTACATCTACTTGTGCAACAAAGACTGATCAGACCTTCCAGGTGAAAAATGTCGCTACTGACACAGACTTGCCTGCTGTCAGCCATGAAAAAGATACTCAGACCATGCGAATGACCACATCTGATAAGAACACCATTACTGAAGTTTATATGTCAGACTTGGATGTCCTCACTGAG GAATTTATAAAGCTAAAAGAGACTGAGAAGGGGTTGAAACAGATGAAGAGCATGAATGCAAG GAGATTGTGTGGCTGTGACTGTGCCCAGCGAGTAAGAAAAGCAGAGCTAAATCTTCTTGCTCTTCAGTTTGTCATGTGCCAACAGCACTGCTGGAGACGCTACTTCACCTCCCCACTTGGTGAAAGTGCTTATCAGGG TACCGAGGCACTGCCAGACAGCATAGCAGAAACTCTTAAAACACTACAGAAGGATTACCATGAGATGAGACAACAGATTCTGGCTGGTACTCCTCTGGATGATCTTGCGCCCCTATCAGTAAACTCTGAGAAGATATCTACAGGGACAAATTACAGCCCATCATCG GTTCTTGCGGCCCATTTAGACTGTGCAGGAAG TACCATTGCGAGTGACCACAAAGTGGATGAAGAACATACAGCGATGAAGGTGCCTCCCAGTGAAGTTTGTCAGGACATTGAAACTGCTCCG GATGAAGCAAAAAATGAATGCAGCAAAAGAGATAAAGCCCTATTCATCCTGCCAAAGCAGACAAGAATTTCTACTGAACCAAAGACTG GTGCCAACAAGGATTTGAATGGCAGCGAAGCTTGGTTTGATGCAGAGGAGGAACTTGGGTTTCCAAATCAAGATGGAAACATGGAGAAACCGAATAAAATGAGAGAAACTATGAGGCACAAAATGGAGACAAAAG ggaCGGATGAGGATGTGTCAAAGCAAAGCTCCCTCTTGTGCATCACTTGCTTGCCAGGCAATATCACCGAG CATGAAGTACTACTTTGGTTTGAGAAGTACAATCCAACAAATGTCTGCATCTCGGCTTTCAGCAACAATACAAG GGCAGCTATTGTTTATCTCAAGAGCTATATTGATGCCAAAGCAGCAGTTGAAGATCTAAATGGACGTTCCCTTCAAGGTCATGCTGTCCAGGTGGTGCATCTCTCTGGGACTGTTTCAGCTGATCTTAAACCAAGTGATCTGTCCCACAGCGCCTCAGAAAGCCATAAAGAAGACACTGCAGGGGATGAACTGAGAACAAAAAATTTAACCTACGGTTCATCACATGGA GGGCCGCGCTGCAGTCTGGAAAGGTTGACCAACGTGTGCAACTCGCCCACAGCCTCTGGAACATGTGTGCCACAGCACTACGCCACCATGGGAAGCTTCGACACAATCATGGCCCGGCTGTCAGAGCGCCACCCAAACGTTGCCCGGCAGAGGATCGTAGATGCCCTGCTGGAATTGCGGGCCAAGCATCAGGGCTTCCTCAGTGGTCTTCCGTTGAGATCTATTGTAGATATGACCTCTGAGCTTCTCACACAGACCTCCAGTTCCGCTCGTGTTTGA
- the rbm44 gene encoding RNA-binding protein 44 isoform X19, which yields MFQKMWYPPAAVVPFFESHSVTYEDRSAIAKWHFLPFDQRAVNEMTVLLNFLHISQGFHNETLYTDVRRRCMLMRSLFELVFANNYLELTNPKLLGWFLYLTAEDRTLIQNEGGLLSFLKKHPELGVTRQYVYVKAKPKGNYVPPPTTMASNDSRYPTFYGSSGCQNCGTSCPFGTKKCTRCGVHIVISQDKISVSGCTQSTLNTRSKQRSPEAHPHFYSKGMCSHAQCLSQLWQEVESREDAKHFKDTSAQASFCLDMELDVQSQVQRNDNTQNNQNQSYNPTEENDHNVDQETMPEYYSFSSISLDHTAWSNGSQSAETGFNDSITATKGSTELSDELSEAANSTAANSTDCFSCVSNSFELAEESGDCLDSRYEQQINKSNVGSSPKSKSSASVYVDQMIDACGDFRAFFTSTCATKTDQTFQVKNVATDTDLPAVSHEKDTQTMRMTTSDKNTITEVYMSDLDVLTEEFIKLKETEKGLKQMKSMNARRLCGCDCAQRVRKAELNLLALQFVMCQQHCWRRYFTSPLGESAYQGTEALPDSIAETLKTLQKDYHEMRQQILAGTPLDDLAPLSVNSEKISTGTNYSPSSVLAAHLDCAGSTIASDHKVDEEHTAMKVPPSEVCQDIETAPDEAKNECSKRDKALFILPKQTRISTEPKTVGANKDLNGSEAWFDAEEELGFPNQDGNMEKPNKMRETMRHKMETKGTDEDVSKQSSLLCITCLPGNITEHEVLLWFEKYNPTNVCISAFSNNTRAAIVYLKSYIDAKAAVEDLNGRSLQGHAVQVVHLSGTVSADLKPSDLSHSASESHKEDTAGDELRTKNLTYGSSHGGPRCSLERLTNVCNSPTASGTCVPQHYATMGSFDTIMARLSERHPNVARQRIVDALLELRAKHQGFLSGLPLRSIVDMTSELLTQTSSSARV from the exons A TGTTTCAGAAAATGTGGTACCCTCCAGCTGCCGTTGTTCCTTTCTTCGAGTCACATTCAGTCACATATGAGGATCGCAGTGCCATCGCCAAATGGCACTTCCTTCCCTTTGACCAGCGTGCAGTGAACGAGATGACCG TGTTGCTGAATTTCTTGCACATCTCTCAAGGCTTTCACAATGAAACCCTGTATACCGATGTTAGGAGGAGGTGTATGTTGATGAG GTCACTGTTTGAACTTGTCTTCGCCAATAATTATCTGGAGCTCACAAACCCAAAGTTGCTTGGATGGTTCTTATACTTAACAGCAGAGGACAGGACCTTAATACAAA ACGAAGGAGGGCTTCTgtcttttttaaagaaacatccAGAACTTGGAGTAACCAGACAGTATGTTTATGTAAAAG caaaaCCCAAAGGAAACTACGTTCCCCCTCCTACAACTATGGCATCAAACGA TTCCAGGTACCCAACATTTTATGGTTCATCTGGGTGTCAAAACTGTGGGACTAGTTGTCCATTTGGTACCAAGAAGTGCACCCGTTGTGGTGTTCACATTGTGATTTCACAGGACAAAATCAGTGTGTCAG GTTGCACGCAAAGCACCCTAAACACTAGGAGCAAACAGAGAAGCCCTGAAGCGCATCCTCATTTCTACAGTAAAGGAATGTGTTCTCATGCCCAGTGCCTCTCTCAGCTGTGGCAGGAAGTAGAAAGCAGGGAAGATGCcaaacattttaaggacacatCAGCCCAAGCGAGCTTCTGCCTCGATATGGAGCTTGATGTGCAGAGTCAGGTTCAGAGAAATGACAACACCCAAAATAACCAAAATCAATCATATAATCCCACTGAAGAAAATGACCACAATGTGGACCAGGAAACCATGCCAGAATACTACAGTTTTAGTAGCATCAGCTTAGACCACACTGCATGGAGCAATGGCAGCCAGAGTGCAGAGACAGGGTTCAATGATTCAATCACTGCTACCAAAGGCAGTACAGAACTCTCAGATGAACTATCAGAGGCTGCCAACAGCACTGCTGCAAACTCTACCGATTGTTTCTCTTGTGTCAGCAATTCATTTGAGCTGGCTGAAGAGTCAGGAGACTGTCTTGACTCAAGATATGAGCAACAGATAAACAAGAGCAATGTGGGTTCCTCACCAAAATCCAAATCTAGCGCTTCTGTCTATGTGGACCAAATGATAGATGCCTGTGGTGATTTCAGAGCTTTTTTTACATCTACTTGTGCAACAAAGACTGATCAGACCTTCCAGGTGAAAAATGTCGCTACTGACACAGACTTGCCTGCTGTCAGCCATGAAAAAGATACTCAGACCATGCGAATGACCACATCTGATAAGAACACCATTACTGAAGTTTATATGTCAGACTTGGATGTCCTCACTGAG GAATTTATAAAGCTAAAAGAGACTGAGAAGGGGTTGAAACAGATGAAGAGCATGAATGCAAG GAGATTGTGTGGCTGTGACTGTGCCCAGCGAGTAAGAAAAGCAGAGCTAAATCTTCTTGCTCTTCAGTTTGTCATGTGCCAACAGCACTGCTGGAGACGCTACTTCACCTCCCCACTTGGTGAAAGTGCTTATCAGGG TACCGAGGCACTGCCAGACAGCATAGCAGAAACTCTTAAAACACTACAGAAGGATTACCATGAGATGAGACAACAGATTCTGGCTGGTACTCCTCTGGATGATCTTGCGCCCCTATCAGTAAACTCTGAGAAGATATCTACAGGGACAAATTACAGCCCATCATCG GTTCTTGCGGCCCATTTAGACTGTGCAGGAAG TACCATTGCGAGTGACCACAAAGTGGATGAAGAACATACAGCGATGAAGGTGCCTCCCAGTGAAGTTTGTCAGGACATTGAAACTGCTCCG GATGAAGCAAAAAATGAATGCAGCAAAAGAGATAAAGCCCTATTCATCCTGCCAAAGCAGACAAGAATTTCTACTGAACCAAAGACTG TAGGTGCCAACAAGGATTTGAATGGCAGCGAAGCTTGGTTTGATGCAGAGGAGGAACTTGGGTTTCCAAATCAAGATGGAAACATGGAGAAACCGAATAAAATGAGAGAAACTATGAGGCACAAAATGGAGACAAAAG ggaCGGATGAGGATGTGTCAAAGCAAAGCTCCCTCTTGTGCATCACTTGCTTGCCAGGCAATATCACCGAG CATGAAGTACTACTTTGGTTTGAGAAGTACAATCCAACAAATGTCTGCATCTCGGCTTTCAGCAACAATACAAG GGCAGCTATTGTTTATCTCAAGAGCTATATTGATGCCAAAGCAGCAGTTGAAGATCTAAATGGACGTTCCCTTCAAGGTCATGCTGTCCAGGTGGTGCATCTCTCTGGGACTGTTTCAGCTGATCTTAAACCAAGTGATCTGTCCCACAGCGCCTCAGAAAGCCATAAAGAAGACACTGCAGGGGATGAACTGAGAACAAAAAATTTAACCTACGGTTCATCACATGGA GGGCCGCGCTGCAGTCTGGAAAGGTTGACCAACGTGTGCAACTCGCCCACAGCCTCTGGAACATGTGTGCCACAGCACTACGCCACCATGGGAAGCTTCGACACAATCATGGCCCGGCTGTCAGAGCGCCACCCAAACGTTGCCCGGCAGAGGATCGTAGATGCCCTGCTGGAATTGCGGGCCAAGCATCAGGGCTTCCTCAGTGGTCTTCCGTTGAGATCTATTGTAGATATGACCTCTGAGCTTCTCACACAGACCTCCAGTTCCGCTCGTGTTTGA